The Lutibacter profundi genome includes a region encoding these proteins:
- the gldL gene encoding gliding motility protein GldL — MAQSRNTKKLFNYAYGIGAAIVILGALFKIQHWSGGGTMLSIGMIVEAAVFFVSAFDSVDEDLDWSLVYPELGTGNAKDKDRNEARESQSLLSQKLDDMLKDAKLDASLMSSLSESIQNFKGAAENIAPAVDSIAATNKYSEQLSLAAAQMESLNSLYKLQLDSTSRQAEINEQVTINAGKLKEQMESLTTNLSSLNDVYGGMLSAMSNKN; from the coding sequence ATGGCACAAAGTAGAAACACAAAAAAATTATTTAATTATGCTTATGGGATTGGAGCAGCAATAGTAATTTTAGGAGCATTATTCAAAATTCAGCACTGGTCAGGTGGTGGAACAATGCTTTCAATAGGTATGATTGTTGAAGCAGCTGTATTCTTTGTTTCAGCGTTTGATTCAGTTGATGAAGATTTAGATTGGTCTTTAGTGTACCCAGAATTAGGAACTGGAAATGCAAAAGATAAAGATAGAAATGAAGCTAGAGAATCACAAAGTTTGCTATCTCAAAAATTAGATGATATGCTTAAAGATGCCAAATTAGATGCCAGTTTAATGTCAAGTTTAAGTGAAAGCATTCAAAATTTTAAAGGGGCAGCAGAAAATATTGCACCTGCAGTAGATTCAATTGCAGCAACAAATAAATATAGTGAACAACTTTCGTTGGCTGCTGCACAAATGGAATCATTAAATAGTTTATACAAGTTACAACTTGATAGCACTAGCAGACAAGCTGAAATTAACGAACAGGTTACCATAAATGCAGGTAAATTAAAAGAGCAAATGGAATCTTTGACTACCAACTTATCCTCACTAAATGATGTGTACGGAGGTATGTTATCTGCAATGTCAAATAAGAACTAA
- a CDS encoding formimidoylglutamase gives MNFDYLTPVNETMLAYAKMLSDLSFGQSMDIYTTQNKFPNLTNKKIAIIGVEERRASVKNYSDDFNLNEIRKELYKLYPGNWPMNVVDLGNISPGNTIEDTYFALGELLSYLIKNKIIPIIIGGGQDLTYANYRAYDKLEQTVNIVAVDNKFDLGTIEDELTSQSYLSKIVMNQPNNLFNYSNIGYQTYFNSQDELDLLEKLYFEAYRLGEVSNSIQLVEPILRDADIVSIDLSSIKRADAPANNNATPNGFTGTEICAISRYAGISDKVTSFGIYEYNPKLDSNNQTAQLISQMIWYFIEGVNYRANDYPFGLKDNYKKYIVPIEDQVLNFHKSNKSGRWWMEINLNENNKSKRHALIPCTYQDYVSATNQEIPDRWIKTLKKLV, from the coding sequence ATGAATTTTGATTATCTTACTCCTGTAAATGAAACAATGTTGGCTTATGCCAAAATGTTATCTGATTTGTCTTTTGGGCAAAGTATGGATATCTACACTACACAAAACAAATTCCCCAATCTTACCAATAAAAAAATAGCAATAATTGGTGTTGAGGAAAGAAGAGCTTCTGTTAAAAATTATAGTGACGATTTTAATTTAAATGAAATTAGAAAAGAACTTTATAAACTATATCCTGGTAATTGGCCAATGAATGTTGTTGATTTAGGAAATATTTCACCAGGAAACACTATTGAAGATACCTATTTTGCTTTAGGTGAATTGCTGTCTTATTTAATAAAAAATAAAATTATTCCAATAATCATTGGAGGAGGTCAAGATTTAACGTATGCTAACTATAGAGCTTATGATAAGTTAGAACAGACAGTAAATATTGTAGCCGTTGATAATAAATTTGATTTGGGAACTATTGAAGATGAGTTAACATCACAATCTTATTTAAGTAAAATTGTAATGAATCAACCAAATAATTTATTCAATTATAGTAATATAGGATACCAAACGTATTTTAATTCTCAAGATGAATTAGATTTATTAGAGAAACTCTATTTTGAAGCATATAGACTTGGGGAAGTATCAAATTCAATTCAACTAGTAGAACCTATTTTGCGTGATGCAGATATAGTTAGTATTGATTTGTCTTCGATAAAAAGAGCCGATGCTCCTGCAAATAATAATGCCACACCCAATGGTTTTACAGGAACTGAAATTTGTGCTATTTCTCGTTATGCAGGTATTAGTGATAAAGTAACCTCGTTTGGTATTTATGAATATAATCCTAAATTAGATAGTAACAATCAAACAGCACAATTAATCTCACAAATGATATGGTATTTTATTGAAGGCGTAAATTATAGAGCAAATGATTATCCCTTTGGTTTAAAAGATAATTACAAAAAATATATTGTTCCAATTGAAGATCAAGTACTAAATTTTCATAAGAGTAATAAAAGTGGACGCTGGTGGATGGAAATTAATTTAAATGAAAATAATAAATCTAAGAGACATGCGTTAATACCTTGTACATATCAAGATTATGTTAGTGCCACAAATCAAGAAATACCTGATAGATGGATAAAAACGCTAAAAAAATTAGTGTAA
- a CDS encoding 7TM diverse intracellular signaling domain-containing protein, whose protein sequence is MNLFFFKNTSKFLFYLSVLIFYSSYSQNKIADNVNLSIAEFKDLSGSKSLEQILDVNFIKTTKNTINFNLISSTLWVKITVQKKEATTQNKWKLILKGPLTDSIIFNSYQNKQWYSKIYGFKIPKNKASEQFVNIVIPISLKDTLKHTYYLKIQSRIATDIPVELKPERNFYSENNIDLLSMGILYGVLLTFILYNFFLYFILKNLSYLYFSLSTFATLLVQGFLNGHASFYLFPNNPDMSFYLFFISIYLGVFFITLFSISILGLNKKDSRWNYYLLKYISYFSLILIPTIFIFNFYVFSVIVIILVSIYTIALFSTGIIYWFKGNKVAIIFTIAWIVYLLGIFSNFLRSLDLIPINWFTVKITFLSYLGEIILFSIALGYHYKMIKQEKKILQKEYTKKLNIEVKQKTIELSIALKHKNELLAEIHHRVKNNLQIIYSLFNLQERRIKNPESKDILESGKNKVKSMSLVHEHLYKNDSFKDINIKSYLTDLINYLNNLYKKEVSIDKKINSLNVLNDQAVTIGLITTEVISNSFKYAFTKEIYNPKITIVFYSKNNYYYIEITDNGIGFDSSKQSKNSLGIQLIKGMTQQLNGEITLNSTKGTSYKFVLPFMK, encoded by the coding sequence ATGAATTTGTTTTTTTTTAAAAATACATCAAAATTTTTATTTTATTTATCGGTACTAATTTTTTATTCATCATATTCACAAAATAAAATAGCAGATAATGTTAACTTAAGTATTGCCGAATTTAAAGATTTATCAGGTTCCAAATCTTTAGAGCAAATTTTGGATGTAAATTTCATAAAAACAACCAAGAACACTATTAATTTTAATTTAATTTCTTCAACTTTATGGGTAAAAATTACAGTACAAAAAAAAGAAGCAACAACACAAAACAAATGGAAATTAATTTTAAAAGGACCTTTAACCGATTCAATTATTTTCAATAGTTATCAAAATAAACAATGGTATTCAAAAATTTACGGATTTAAAATTCCAAAAAATAAGGCTTCTGAACAATTTGTAAATATAGTAATTCCTATTTCTCTTAAAGACACTTTGAAACACACTTATTATTTAAAGATTCAAAGTAGAATTGCAACAGATATACCCGTTGAATTAAAACCTGAAAGAAACTTTTACTCTGAAAATAATATTGATTTATTATCAATGGGTATTTTATATGGTGTTTTATTAACCTTTATTCTTTATAACTTCTTTTTATATTTTATTCTAAAAAATTTAAGTTACTTATATTTTTCATTAAGTACTTTTGCTACCTTACTTGTACAGGGTTTTTTAAATGGACATGCATCTTTTTATCTTTTTCCAAATAACCCAGACATGTCTTTTTACTTGTTTTTTATTTCAATTTATTTAGGTGTTTTTTTTATAACACTTTTTAGTATTTCAATTCTTGGGTTAAATAAAAAGGATAGTCGTTGGAATTACTATTTACTCAAATACATCAGTTACTTTAGCTTAATTTTAATTCCAACCATCTTTATTTTTAACTTTTATGTGTTTTCAGTAATTGTAATAATTTTAGTTTCAATTTATACAATTGCTTTATTTTCAACAGGGATTATTTATTGGTTTAAAGGGAATAAAGTAGCCATAATTTTTACAATTGCATGGATTGTATATCTTCTTGGCATTTTTTCTAATTTTTTAAGATCATTGGATTTAATTCCCATAAACTGGTTTACCGTTAAAATAACTTTTTTAAGTTATCTCGGTGAAATTATTTTATTTTCAATTGCATTAGGTTATCATTATAAAATGATCAAACAAGAAAAGAAAATTTTACAAAAAGAATACACCAAAAAACTTAACATAGAGGTTAAACAAAAAACAATAGAGCTCTCAATAGCACTGAAACACAAAAATGAATTACTTGCTGAAATTCATCACAGAGTGAAAAATAATTTACAGATAATTTATAGCCTTTTCAACTTACAAGAAAGAAGAATTAAAAACCCTGAATCTAAAGATATTTTAGAATCAGGAAAGAATAAAGTAAAATCTATGTCTCTAGTTCATGAACATTTATACAAAAATGATTCTTTTAAAGACATTAATATTAAAAGTTATTTGACTGACCTTATAAATTACCTCAATAATCTTTATAAAAAAGAAGTTTCAATTGACAAAAAAATAAACTCTCTTAATGTTCTTAATGACCAGGCAGTAACAATTGGACTTATTACTACTGAAGTTATTTCAAACTCATTTAAATATGCTTTTACAAAAGAAATTTATAACCCCAAAATAACTATTGTATTTTATAGCAAAAACAATTACTACTATATAGAAATAACTGATAATGGTATTGGATTTGATTCATCAAAACAATCAAAAAATTCATTAGGCATTCAACTAATTAAAGGAATGACACAACAATTAAATGGTGAAATAACTTTAAATTCTACTAAAGGAACCTCTTATAAATTTGTTTTACCATTTATGAAATAA
- the topA gene encoding type I DNA topoisomerase, with product MAKNLVIVESPAKAKTIENFLGKDFQVESSFGHIADLPSKEIGIDVEGDFKPKYKVPTDKKAIVKKLKDLAKKADTVWLASDEDREGEAIAWHLYEQLKLKDTHTKRIVFHEITKKAILKAVENPRGIDYNLVNAQQARRVLDRLVGYELSPVLWRKIKGGLSAGRVQSVAVRLIVEKEREIKSFKPKASYKVVAEFVTEEGKKFKATLPKNFSTKEEANSFLNSCIGAKFKVDDLQKKPAKKSPAAPFTTSTLQQEASRKLYFPVAKTMMIAQRLYEAGLITYMRTDSVNLSEDAKTAAKQEIVSLYGEAYSKQRNFSNKSKGAQEAHEAIRPTNMNIQSASVDYDQDRLYSLIWKRTIASQMSDAQLERTNVKISNSNNSKNFTANGEMIKFEGFLKVYLEGTDNEDEEQEGMLPKMNIGEILTTAYITATERYTKAPYRYTEASLVKRLEELGIGRPSTYAPTISTIQKREYVEKGSIEGTDRSYMQLTLKNDKVIAKELTEKVGSDKGKLTPTDIGNIVNDFLVENFSNILDFGFTAKVESVFDEIAEGKEDWISMIKDFYNKFHPIVEDVAANAERAKGERLLGVDPVSGKNVYARLGRFGAMVQIGEATDEEKPKFASLQGNQTLSSITYEEAMDLFKLPKTIGGYEDTEVIVANGRFGPYIRYGSLFVSIPKDENPMSIDINRAIELIQEKQKADAPIAEYENLPVQKGVGRFGPFLKWNGVYINVNKKYDFDNLTKEDIVELIEQKKRKDIEKVLHNWEEEGIRVEKARWGRSNIIKGKIKIELPKTVDATKLTLEEVKDIIAKKSPKKKTTKRKTTKK from the coding sequence ATGGCTAAAAATTTAGTAATAGTAGAGTCACCAGCAAAAGCAAAAACCATTGAGAATTTTTTAGGTAAAGATTTTCAAGTAGAATCTAGCTTTGGACATATAGCAGATTTGCCTTCAAAAGAGATTGGAATAGATGTGGAAGGTGATTTTAAACCAAAATATAAAGTGCCAACTGATAAAAAAGCAATTGTTAAAAAGTTAAAAGACTTAGCTAAAAAAGCGGATACAGTTTGGTTAGCTTCAGATGAGGATCGTGAAGGAGAAGCTATTGCATGGCATTTGTATGAACAACTAAAACTAAAAGATACTCACACAAAACGTATTGTTTTTCATGAGATAACTAAAAAAGCTATTCTAAAAGCTGTTGAAAATCCGCGCGGAATTGACTATAACTTAGTAAATGCACAACAGGCAAGAAGAGTTTTAGATAGGTTAGTAGGTTATGAGCTTTCACCAGTATTATGGAGAAAAATTAAAGGAGGACTATCTGCCGGCAGGGTTCAATCTGTTGCTGTGCGATTAATTGTAGAAAAAGAACGAGAGATAAAAAGTTTTAAACCAAAAGCATCATATAAGGTTGTTGCTGAGTTTGTAACTGAAGAAGGAAAGAAATTTAAAGCCACATTACCCAAAAATTTCAGTACCAAAGAAGAAGCAAATTCATTTTTAAATTCTTGTATTGGCGCAAAATTTAAGGTAGATGATTTACAAAAGAAACCTGCTAAAAAATCACCAGCTGCACCATTTACAACTTCAACATTACAACAAGAAGCTTCAAGAAAATTATATTTCCCTGTTGCTAAAACAATGATGATTGCTCAACGGTTATACGAAGCAGGTTTAATAACCTATATGAGAACAGATAGCGTAAATTTATCTGAAGATGCAAAAACAGCGGCAAAACAAGAGATAGTTTCATTGTATGGAGAAGCATACAGTAAACAAAGAAATTTTAGCAATAAATCTAAAGGCGCTCAAGAAGCTCACGAAGCAATTAGACCTACTAATATGAATATTCAGTCGGCTTCAGTAGATTATGATCAAGACAGGCTATATAGTTTAATTTGGAAAAGAACCATTGCATCTCAAATGAGTGATGCCCAATTGGAACGAACAAATGTTAAAATTTCAAATTCAAATAATTCAAAAAATTTCACAGCAAATGGTGAAATGATAAAGTTTGAAGGATTCTTGAAAGTTTATTTAGAAGGAACAGATAATGAAGATGAGGAACAAGAAGGAATGTTACCCAAAATGAATATTGGAGAAATTTTAACTACTGCATATATAACTGCAACAGAAAGATACACGAAGGCTCCGTATAGATATACCGAAGCTTCTTTAGTAAAAAGGTTAGAGGAACTTGGAATTGGTCGTCCATCAACATATGCACCAACTATTTCAACTATTCAAAAAAGAGAATACGTAGAAAAAGGAAGCATTGAAGGAACTGATAGAAGCTATATGCAATTAACACTTAAAAATGATAAAGTAATAGCTAAAGAACTAACTGAAAAAGTGGGGTCAGATAAAGGTAAATTAACACCTACTGACATAGGAAATATAGTGAATGATTTTTTAGTTGAAAATTTTTCAAATATTTTAGATTTCGGTTTTACAGCCAAAGTAGAATCTGTATTTGATGAAATTGCAGAAGGGAAAGAAGATTGGATTTCTATGATTAAAGATTTTTACAATAAATTTCATCCAATAGTTGAAGATGTTGCTGCCAATGCTGAGCGTGCAAAAGGAGAACGCTTGTTAGGCGTTGATCCCGTTAGCGGTAAAAATGTGTATGCACGTTTAGGAAGGTTTGGAGCAATGGTTCAAATAGGAGAAGCTACAGACGAAGAAAAACCTAAATTTGCTAGTTTACAAGGTAATCAAACCTTATCATCTATCACATATGAAGAAGCAATGGATTTGTTTAAACTTCCAAAAACTATTGGAGGTTACGAAGATACTGAAGTAATTGTTGCCAACGGTCGTTTTGGTCCCTATATTAGGTATGGATCTCTGTTTGTTTCAATACCTAAAGATGAAAACCCAATGTCAATAGATATAAATAGAGCCATTGAGTTAATTCAGGAAAAACAAAAAGCGGATGCTCCAATTGCAGAATACGAAAATTTACCAGTTCAAAAAGGAGTTGGTCGTTTTGGACCATTTTTAAAATGGAATGGAGTTTATATCAATGTGAATAAAAAGTACGATTTTGATAATTTAACGAAAGAAGATATAGTTGAATTAATTGAACAAAAAAAGCGTAAAGATATTGAAAAAGTACTGCATAATTGGGAGGAAGAAGGAATTAGAGTTGAAAAGGCACGTTGGGGTAGATCTAATATTATAAAAGGAAAAATTAAAATTGAATTACCAAAAACAGTTGATGCAACTAAACTAACCCTAGAAGAGGTTAAAGATATTATTGCTAAAAAATCACCTAAAAAGAAAACAACAAAGCGTAAAACTACCAAGAAATAA
- the gldK gene encoding gliding motility lipoprotein GldK: MKKISLYILVALLVYSCGSNDQGELVGVRSKSTWHTKKPLGMVLIPGGSFTMGKEDEDVAASLNTPTRTVTVRPYYMDETEITNAEYKEFVYWVRDSIVRTQLALLSELMSEDANKVLENYQFKNVDTTKMTPYQKYMMNNYGSLGDVNSPLQGRALNWDEDLIWDPNDFPDEYYSEVMDTMYVPIEDSFDGKRILDTKKLKYKYSWLDRSSAARKKGARKDFIKQEIVEIYPDTTVWVKDFNYSYNDPMHQDYFYHQAYNEYPVVGVTWSQAKAFCSWRTKKKNDFLHSRKNPSSVPAFRLATEAEWEYAARGGLEYSTYPWGGPYTTTDRGCFLANFKPSRGNYAVDGALYTVEAKSYNPNDYGLYNMAGNVSEWTNTAYSEASYYISSTMNPNVEMPKNHRKIIRGGSWKDVAYFLQVSTRDYEYADSARSYIGFRTVQDFLGTNINGE, encoded by the coding sequence ATGAAGAAAATATCATTGTATATTTTAGTAGCTCTTTTGGTGTATAGCTGCGGCTCTAACGATCAAGGAGAGTTAGTAGGAGTTAGGTCAAAAAGCACTTGGCATACAAAAAAACCACTTGGAATGGTTTTAATTCCAGGAGGTTCTTTTACAATGGGAAAAGAAGATGAAGATGTAGCAGCATCTTTAAATACACCAACCAGAACAGTTACGGTTAGACCATATTACATGGATGAAACTGAAATTACAAATGCTGAATATAAAGAGTTTGTATATTGGGTTAGAGATTCTATTGTGAGAACACAATTGGCTTTATTATCAGAATTAATGTCTGAAGACGCCAATAAGGTGCTAGAGAATTATCAGTTTAAAAATGTTGATACCACCAAAATGACTCCATACCAAAAATATATGATGAATAATTACGGGAGTTTAGGAGATGTGAATTCCCCATTACAAGGAAGAGCCTTAAACTGGGATGAAGATTTGATTTGGGATCCAAATGATTTTCCAGATGAGTATTACTCTGAAGTAATGGACACAATGTATGTACCAATTGAAGATAGTTTTGATGGAAAAAGAATTTTAGACACCAAAAAACTTAAATATAAATACTCTTGGTTAGATAGAAGTTCTGCGGCAAGAAAAAAAGGAGCAAGAAAAGATTTTATAAAACAGGAAATTGTTGAAATTTATCCTGATACTACTGTATGGGTAAAAGATTTTAATTACTCTTACAATGATCCTATGCATCAAGATTATTTTTATCACCAAGCTTATAATGAATATCCTGTAGTTGGAGTAACTTGGAGTCAGGCAAAAGCATTTTGTAGTTGGAGAACAAAAAAGAAAAATGATTTTTTACACTCAAGAAAAAACCCAAGTTCAGTACCTGCTTTTAGACTAGCTACTGAAGCTGAGTGGGAATATGCTGCACGAGGAGGTTTAGAATATTCAACATACCCTTGGGGTGGCCCATATACCACAACTGATAGAGGGTGTTTTTTAGCAAATTTTAAACCTAGTAGAGGAAATTATGCAGTTGATGGAGCCTTATATACAGTAGAAGCAAAATCATATAACCCAAATGATTATGGGTTGTACAATATGGCGGGTAATGTTTCCGAATGGACGAACACTGCTTATAGTGAAGCATCATATTATATTAGCTCAACAATGAATCCGAATGTTGAAATGCCAAAAAATCACAGAAAAATAATTAGAGGAGGTTCATGGAAAGATGTTGCCTACTTTTTACAAGTGAGCACACGTGATTATGAGTATGCCGACTCAGCTAGAAGCTATATTGGATTTAGAACTGTGCAAGATTTTCTTGGAACTAACATAAATGGAGAATAA
- the gldM gene encoding gliding motility protein GldM translates to MASGKLSPRQKMINLMYLIFIAMLAMQMSKEVLSAFGYMNEKLTENNVTTSAKNAATLQNLSTKAQEQPEKYASLFTVAKKVDELSKNFNNYLADKKEFFLSKVDDPTNYETMDNANIVNEYFFKGDKFTAEGQEFLDQINNYRNAIVKLLGDNNPLTKNVNKRFDTSDQDTEDGKQPWLKNRYEGFPLISTITNLTSLQTDIVTTQSEIYGSLLGGQLESDVSMSNYKTILIPEKSAFFQGENFKGKIVLGRYDASLKPSEVVVNGKNITKLEDGGAILDFPAGAVGEREIKGKFVFIENGKPVEIPISSSYAVIPKPNSAVISADKMNVVYRGVPNPMTISIPGIPDNLVKAKGIGLNKVSGSGKYVMTPKSGREVKISVSGKLPNGQTITTSQNFRIKDIPSPRGSVRKEMGYVKMPKTTLAKVTVGAELPDFDFDLKLKTSGFTVKVPGQSAVVVKGNRMSAQALKAISKAKRGDVIAIFDIKSSLVGNNSYKIKNAAAVSIEIQ, encoded by the coding sequence ATGGCTTCAGGTAAACTCTCACCAAGGCAGAAAATGATTAACCTTATGTACTTAATTTTCATTGCAATGTTAGCAATGCAAATGTCTAAAGAAGTACTTTCTGCTTTTGGTTATATGAATGAAAAGTTGACGGAAAATAACGTTACTACTTCAGCAAAAAATGCTGCTACTCTTCAAAATTTGTCAACGAAGGCTCAAGAACAACCAGAAAAATACGCTAGTTTGTTCACTGTGGCAAAAAAGGTAGATGAACTTTCTAAAAATTTCAATAATTATCTAGCTGATAAAAAAGAATTTTTCTTGTCTAAAGTTGATGATCCTACCAATTACGAAACAATGGATAATGCCAACATTGTGAACGAATACTTTTTTAAAGGAGATAAATTTACTGCAGAAGGACAAGAGTTTTTAGACCAAATTAATAATTATAGAAACGCTATAGTTAAACTATTAGGAGATAATAATCCACTGACAAAAAATGTAAATAAGAGATTTGACACATCAGATCAAGATACAGAAGATGGTAAACAGCCTTGGTTAAAAAACAGGTATGAAGGTTTTCCTTTAATATCTACAATAACCAATTTAACTTCTTTACAAACTGATATTGTAACTACACAATCTGAAATTTATGGAAGCCTTTTGGGTGGACAATTAGAAAGCGATGTTTCTATGTCTAACTATAAAACAATTTTAATTCCAGAAAAATCAGCCTTCTTTCAAGGTGAAAATTTCAAAGGAAAAATAGTATTAGGTAGATATGATGCTTCTTTAAAACCTTCAGAAGTTGTTGTGAATGGAAAAAATATCACAAAATTAGAAGACGGAGGAGCAATATTGGATTTCCCAGCAGGAGCGGTTGGTGAACGAGAGATTAAAGGAAAATTTGTTTTCATTGAAAATGGAAAACCTGTAGAAATACCAATTTCAAGCTCTTATGCAGTTATACCAAAACCAAATAGTGCTGTTATTTCAGCCGATAAAATGAATGTTGTGTATAGGGGAGTGCCAAATCCTATGACAATTTCTATTCCTGGAATACCTGATAATTTAGTTAAAGCTAAGGGTATTGGGTTAAATAAGGTTAGCGGATCTGGAAAGTATGTTATGACACCCAAATCTGGAAGAGAAGTGAAAATTAGTGTTTCAGGAAAATTGCCAAACGGACAAACAATAACGACATCACAAAATTTTAGAATTAAAGATATTCCTTCTCCAAGAGGCTCAGTTAGAAAAGAAATGGGGTATGTGAAAATGCCTAAAACAACTTTAGCTAAAGTTACTGTTGGTGCTGAATTACCAGATTTTGATTTTGATTTAAAATTAAAAACCTCAGGTTTTACAGTAAAGGTACCTGGACAATCAGCAGTTGTTGTTAAAGGTAATAGAATGAGTGCGCAAGCATTAAAAGCAATTTCAAAAGCAAAAAGGGGTGATGTAATTGCAATATTTGATATAAAATCATCGTTAGTAGGAAATAATTCTTATAAGATTAAAAATGCTGCGGCAGTTAGTATAGAAATACAATAA
- a CDS encoding T9SS type A sorting domain-containing protein produces MKHLYFLLIFLINITIHAQKIQRSTFSSSGNSIQVTVLNKEYYVSQSIGQKSIIGSLKNSNYTIRQGFQQYLLIAGKPNQTVLKFSASVYPNPVDKSIKIVLNEELTTNLVITIYDILGRLQYQNAKKHPSKFDLDLSFLSTGTYFMTLIANGKNQQYKLIKN; encoded by the coding sequence ATGAAACACCTTTACTTTTTGTTAATATTTTTAATAAATATTACAATTCATGCTCAAAAAATACAGCGATCAACTTTTTCAAGTAGTGGAAATTCAATACAAGTTACAGTACTAAATAAGGAATATTATGTTAGTCAAAGTATTGGACAAAAAAGTATAATTGGCTCACTTAAAAATAGCAACTATACTATTAGACAAGGGTTTCAGCAGTATCTTCTAATTGCTGGTAAACCAAATCAAACAGTTTTAAAATTTAGTGCTTCGGTTTATCCAAATCCAGTAGATAAAAGTATCAAAATTGTTCTCAATGAAGAATTAACAACAAATTTAGTCATTACAATTTATGATATTTTAGGAAGACTTCAATATCAAAACGCTAAAAAACACCCCTCAAAATTTGATTTAGATTTGTCTTTTTTGTCTACAGGAACTTATTTTATGACTTTAATTGCAAATGGTAAAAACCAACAATATAAATTAATTAAAAACTAA
- the gldN gene encoding gliding motility protein GldN — MKNKKNIGIFILAFVLFNATYAQSNLLNAKKPSDIGKKTPEQLAVDNDKPLEYGYIDDRDILWSKVVWEYIDLNEKINLPMYYPVDTTNVSRSRRSLFDTLLRGIKSGQITEVYDDSYFTAKMTKSEINAKLFRIDTTDVGFDELNAGSTNIEEYIDKINLTSQDIEGFKIKGLWYFDKRQGELKYRLLALAPVAPDVQTMGRDDMDISEQLALFWVWFPDARNTLHEMKVFNQKNSAYPISFDHLLNARRFNSIIYREENIYGDRDVAEYVKGNALFQVMESNKIKDEIRNKELDMWNY, encoded by the coding sequence ATGAAGAATAAGAAAAATATTGGAATTTTTATTTTGGCATTTGTGCTTTTCAATGCTACATACGCACAGTCAAATTTATTGAATGCGAAAAAACCTTCTGATATTGGGAAAAAGACACCTGAGCAATTAGCGGTTGATAATGATAAACCATTAGAATATGGTTATATAGACGATAGAGATATTTTGTGGTCTAAAGTAGTATGGGAATATATAGATTTAAATGAGAAAATTAATTTGCCTATGTATTACCCTGTAGATACTACAAATGTTTCAAGAAGTAGGCGCTCATTATTTGATACGCTTTTAAGAGGTATTAAAAGTGGTCAAATTACCGAAGTTTATGATGATTCATATTTCACTGCAAAAATGACAAAATCTGAAATAAATGCAAAACTCTTTAGAATTGATACTACAGATGTTGGTTTTGATGAATTGAATGCAGGAAGCACAAATATTGAAGAATATATTGATAAAATTAACCTAACCTCTCAAGATATTGAAGGTTTTAAAATAAAAGGACTTTGGTATTTTGACAAAAGACAAGGAGAATTAAAATATCGTTTGCTAGCATTAGCACCTGTTGCTCCTGATGTACAAACAATGGGTAGAGATGATATGGATATTTCAGAACAATTAGCGTTGTTTTGGGTTTGGTTTCCTGATGCAAGAAATACACTTCATGAGATGAAGGTTTTTAATCAAAAAAACTCGGCATATCCAATTTCATTTGACCATTTATTAAATGCAAGAAGGTTTAACTCAATTATATATAGAGAAGAAAATATTTATGGAGATAGAGATGTAGCTGAATATGTAAAAGGAAATGCGTTGTTTCAAGTAATGGAGTCTAATAAAATAAAAGATGAAATTAGAAACAAAGAATTAGATATGTGGAACTACTAA